One region of Vigna angularis cultivar LongXiaoDou No.4 chromosome 10, ASM1680809v1, whole genome shotgun sequence genomic DNA includes:
- the LOC108335127 gene encoding uncharacterized protein LOC108335127 produces the protein MKLSLKFQGDENHHEHSEQIMTAKVPMTILNKPFLSAVTATTATTATNSVSEFSFSLSSNFTSGPSLKVSYTPTASQPFSLSLKSGLGLLGSPAHSPLVFSANFSLSPTPTPFFSLQFKPQFGHFSLHKTVFSDTPPPPSPLPPTPQIVSNESSSGWQNLKLEPFDNRDQSHPNILENSKNDAKHSLSPVIRVMARTVVPVTKGFFLNFRWGVNFPRNFSSKMPSLTVNKIGLERIEDGKESNNNDSQKKRVSSEIDLQLLKEMCFWMGRDLENVERENREMKSVLDEMKMGISTARKEVVLQPSRVSETSSGELQRRRSYKNGRQEDEKKVQPNKSQSVATDVESELQKAIKAATS, from the coding sequence ATGAAGCTGTCCTTGAAGTTCCAGGGTGATGAAAACCACCACGAACACAGCGAACAAATCATGACGGCGAAGGTACCCATGACTATACTGAACAAGCCCTTTCTTTCAGCCGTCACCGCCACCACCGCCACCACCGCCACCAACTCCGTTTCCGAGTTTTCCTTCTCACTCTCTTCAAACTTCACATCAGGCCCATCCCTCAAAGTCTCTTACACGCCCACCGCCTCTCAACCCTTCTCCCTCTCTCTCAAGTCGGGCCTGGGCCTCTTGGGCTCACCGGCCCACTCCCCTCTCGTCTTCTCCGCTAACTTCTCCCTATCCCCAACCCCGACCCCTTTTTTCTCTCTGCAATTCAAACCCCAATTCGGCCACTTCTCTCTCCACAAAACCGTTTTCTCCGATACCCCACCACCCCCTTCTCCTCTCCCTCCCACACCTCAAATTGTGTCCAACGAATCTTCCTCGGGTTGGCAGAATCTGAAATTGGAACCGTTCGATAACAGAGACCAATCACACCCTAACATTTTGGAAAACTCTAAGAACGATGCAAAGCACAGTCTCTCTCCTGTCATTAGGGTTATGGCGCGGACGGTGGTGCCTGTTACGAAAGGTTTCTTCTTGAACTTCCGCTGGGGGGTGAATTTTCCCCGGAATTTCAGTTCGAAAATGCCGAGCTTAACCGTGAATAAGATTGGGTTAGAGAGGATTGAGGATGGGAAAGAGagtaataataatgatagtCAGAAAAAAAGGGTCAGTTCTGAAATTGATTTGCAGCTGTTGAAGGAAATGTGTTTTTGGATGGGGAGAGATTTGGAGAATGTGGAGAGGGAAAATAGGGAGATGAAAAGTGTATTGGATGAGATGAAAATGGGAATTTCCACCGCCAGAAAAGAAGTGGTGCTGCAACCAAGCAGAGTGAGTGAAACCTCTTCTGGGGAGTTGCAGCGTCGAAGAAGTTACAAGAACGGCAGACAAGAGGATGAGAAAAAAGTGCAGCCAAACAAATCGCAGAGTGTGGCCACTGACGTGGAATCTGAGTTGCAGAAAGCCATTAAGGCTGCTACCTCTTAG
- the LOC108335866 gene encoding pyruvate kinase isozyme G, chloroplastic isoform X2 produces MATINLSSATSLLFQSELSPSKRRTKRIPKITILANHAQPTQINSSNGSPSVGNANSSVEVQVSDHGVGQAGPNSEARKKTKIVCTIGPSTSSRDMIWSLAEAGMNVARLNMSHGDHASHLQTIELVREYNAQFQDKVVAIMLDTKGPEVRSGDVPQPISLKEGQEFYFTTRRGVSTESTVSVNYDDFVNDVEVGDVLLVDGGMMSLAVKSKTKDLVKCEVIDGGELKSRRHLNVRGKSATLPSITDKDWEDIKFGVDNQVDFYAVSFVKDARVVHELKEYLKSHNADIHVIVKIESADSIPNLHSILSASDGAMVARGDLGAELPIEEVPLLQEDIIRRCQSMQKPVIVATNMLESMINHPTPTRAEVSDIAIAVRQGADAIMLSGETAHGKFPLKAVKVMHTVALRNESSVESGAACPSLSSHKSHMGEMFAFHATTMSNTLNTPIIVFTRTGSMATLLSHYRPYSTIFAFTNETRIKQRLALYHGVVPIYMQFSNDAEETFSRALELLLSKGHLHEGQHVTLVQSGAQPIWREESTHHIQVRKVHE; encoded by the exons ATGGCAACCATTAATCTTTCTTCCGCAACTTCCCTGCTCTTCCAATCCGAACTCTCTCCCTCCAAACGCAGAACCAAACGAATCCCTAAAATCACCATTCTAGCAAACCACGCCCAACCGACCCAAATTAACTCCTCCAACGGCTCTCCCTCCGTC GGCAACGCAAACTCTTCGGTCGAGGTTCAGGTGAGTGATCATGGCGTGGGACAGGCAGGACCGAATTCCGAGGCGCGTAAGAAAACTAAGATCGTGTGCACGATAGGTCCATCCACGAGCTCACGTGACATGATATGGAGCCTGGCTGAAGCCGGAATGAACGTGGCGCGTTTGAACATGTCGCACGGGGACCACGCCTCGCACCTGCAGACTATTGAATTGGTGAGAGAGTACAATGCTCAGTTTCAGGATAAGGTCGTGGCCATCATGCTCGACACCAAG GGTCCTGAAGTTAGAAGCGGGGATGTGCCTCAACCAATTTCACTTAAAGAGGGGCAAGAATTCTATTTCACCACCAGGAGAGGGGTCAGCACGGAAAGCACAGTTAGCGTGAATTATGATGATTTTGTGAATGATGTGGAGGTTGGAGATGTGTTGTTGGTTGATG GAGGAATGATGTCTCTTGCTGTAAAGTCAAAGACAAAAGACTTGGTTAAATGTGAGGTAATTGATGGTGGTGAACTGAAATCTAGGCGTCATTTAAATGTCCGTGGAAAAAGTGCTACACTTCCTTCCATAACTG ACAAGGACTGGGAAGATATCAAGTTTGGGGTGGACAATCAAGTAGACTTCTATGCTGTCTCATTTGTCAAGGATGCTAGAGTGGTGCACGAGTTAAAAGAGTACCTCAAAA GTCATAATGCTGATATACACGTGATTGTAAAAATTGAAAGTGCAGATTCCATACCAAATCTTCATTCCATACTTTCTGCTTCAGATGGG GCCATGGTTGCTCGTGGGGATCTTGGAGCTGAACTTCCAATAGAGGAAGTTCCTTTATTGCAG GAGGACATCATAAGGAGATGTCAAAGCATGCAAAAGCCAGTTATTGTGGCAACAAATATGCTTGAAAGCATGATTAATCATCCCACGCCCACAAGGGCAGAAGTCTCGGACATTGCAATTGCAGTAAGACAAGGTGCTGATGCTATCATGCTTTCAGGGGAAACTGCACACGGAAA ATTTCCTTTGAAAGCTGTTAAAGTTATGCATACGGTGGCTCTTAGGAACGAATCCAGTGTTGAAAGCGGTGCTGCTTGTCCAAGTCTGAGTTCCCATAAA AGCCACATGGGAGAAATGTTTGCTTTCCATGCGACAACAATGTCTAACACTCTTAATACCCCCATTATTGTTTTCACCAGAACAGGATCCATGGCTACTCTATTGAGCCATTATAGGCCTTACTCAACAATCTTTGCATTCACAAATGA AACAAGGATTAAGCAGAGGTTGGCACTTTATCATGGCGTTGTGCCTATATACATGCAATTTTCAAATGATGCAGAGGAGACTTTCTCTAGAGCCCTCGAGCTACTATTG AGTAAGGGTCATTTACACGAGGGACAGCATGTTACACTTGTTCAAAGTGGAGCACAACCAATATGGCGTGAGGAATCCACTCACCACATACAAGTTCGTAAGGttcatgaataa
- the LOC108335866 gene encoding pyruvate kinase isozyme G, chloroplastic isoform X4, whose amino-acid sequence MATINLSSATSLLFQSELSPSKRRTKRIPKITILANHAQPTQINSSNGSPSVGNANSSVEVQVSDHGVGQAGPNSEARKKTKIVCTIGPSTSSRDMIWSLAEAGMNVARLNMSHGDHASHLQTIELVREYNAQFQDKVVAIMLDTKGPEVRSGDVPQPISLKEGQEFYFTTRRGVSTESTVSVNYDDFVNDVEVGDVLLVDDKDWEDIKFGVDNQVDFYAVSFVKDARVVHELKEYLKSHNADIHVIVKIESADSIPNLHSILSASDGAMVARGDLGAELPIEEVPLLQEDIIRRCQSMQKPVIVATNMLESMINHPTPTRAEVSDIAIAVRQGADAIMLSGETAHGKFPLKAVKVMHTVALRNESSVESGAACPSLSSHKSHMGEMFAFHATTMSNTLNTPIIVFTRTGSMATLLSHYRPYSTIFAFTNETRIKQRLALYHGVVPIYMQFSNDAEETFSRALELLLSKGHLHEGQHVTLVQSGAQPIWREESTHHIQVRKVHE is encoded by the exons ATGGCAACCATTAATCTTTCTTCCGCAACTTCCCTGCTCTTCCAATCCGAACTCTCTCCCTCCAAACGCAGAACCAAACGAATCCCTAAAATCACCATTCTAGCAAACCACGCCCAACCGACCCAAATTAACTCCTCCAACGGCTCTCCCTCCGTC GGCAACGCAAACTCTTCGGTCGAGGTTCAGGTGAGTGATCATGGCGTGGGACAGGCAGGACCGAATTCCGAGGCGCGTAAGAAAACTAAGATCGTGTGCACGATAGGTCCATCCACGAGCTCACGTGACATGATATGGAGCCTGGCTGAAGCCGGAATGAACGTGGCGCGTTTGAACATGTCGCACGGGGACCACGCCTCGCACCTGCAGACTATTGAATTGGTGAGAGAGTACAATGCTCAGTTTCAGGATAAGGTCGTGGCCATCATGCTCGACACCAAG GGTCCTGAAGTTAGAAGCGGGGATGTGCCTCAACCAATTTCACTTAAAGAGGGGCAAGAATTCTATTTCACCACCAGGAGAGGGGTCAGCACGGAAAGCACAGTTAGCGTGAATTATGATGATTTTGTGAATGATGTGGAGGTTGGAGATGTGTTGTTGGTTGATG ACAAGGACTGGGAAGATATCAAGTTTGGGGTGGACAATCAAGTAGACTTCTATGCTGTCTCATTTGTCAAGGATGCTAGAGTGGTGCACGAGTTAAAAGAGTACCTCAAAA GTCATAATGCTGATATACACGTGATTGTAAAAATTGAAAGTGCAGATTCCATACCAAATCTTCATTCCATACTTTCTGCTTCAGATGGG GCCATGGTTGCTCGTGGGGATCTTGGAGCTGAACTTCCAATAGAGGAAGTTCCTTTATTGCAG GAGGACATCATAAGGAGATGTCAAAGCATGCAAAAGCCAGTTATTGTGGCAACAAATATGCTTGAAAGCATGATTAATCATCCCACGCCCACAAGGGCAGAAGTCTCGGACATTGCAATTGCAGTAAGACAAGGTGCTGATGCTATCATGCTTTCAGGGGAAACTGCACACGGAAA ATTTCCTTTGAAAGCTGTTAAAGTTATGCATACGGTGGCTCTTAGGAACGAATCCAGTGTTGAAAGCGGTGCTGCTTGTCCAAGTCTGAGTTCCCATAAA AGCCACATGGGAGAAATGTTTGCTTTCCATGCGACAACAATGTCTAACACTCTTAATACCCCCATTATTGTTTTCACCAGAACAGGATCCATGGCTACTCTATTGAGCCATTATAGGCCTTACTCAACAATCTTTGCATTCACAAATGA AACAAGGATTAAGCAGAGGTTGGCACTTTATCATGGCGTTGTGCCTATATACATGCAATTTTCAAATGATGCAGAGGAGACTTTCTCTAGAGCCCTCGAGCTACTATTG AGTAAGGGTCATTTACACGAGGGACAGCATGTTACACTTGTTCAAAGTGGAGCACAACCAATATGGCGTGAGGAATCCACTCACCACATACAAGTTCGTAAGGttcatgaataa
- the LOC108334628 gene encoding protein NRT1/ PTR FAMILY 7.3 — translation MSCLESELCKESKFEEEAEEVTLDGSVDFHGGPAIRAKSGRWVAGIIILLNQALATLAFFGMGVNLVLFLTRVVGQNNADAANNVSKWTGTVYIFSLVGAFLSDSYWGRYKTCAVFQVIFVIGLMSLSLSSYLFLLKPKGCGNETIHCGKHSRLEMGMFYLSIYLVALGNGGYQPNIATFGADQFDEEHSKEGHSKVAFFSYFYLAFNIGQLFSNTILVYFEDEGMWALGFWLSAGSAFAALVLFLACTSRYRHFKPSGNPLSRFSQVVVAASRKSKVQMSSKGENLLHMDAKESSTNGNRKILHTHGFKFLDRAAFISSRDLDDQKGNGHNPWRLCPVSQVEEVKCILRLLPIWLCTIIYSVVFTQMASLFVEQGAAMKTTVSNFRIPPASMSSFDILSVAVFIFFYRRVLDPFVGKLKKTDSKGLTELQRMGVGLVIAVLAMVSAGLVECYRLKYAKQGCLHCNDTSTLSIFWQIPQYAFIGASEVFMYVGQLEFFNAQTPDGLKSFGSALCMTSISLGNYVSSLLVSVVMKISTEDHMPGWIPGNLNKGHLDRFYFLLAALTSIDLIAYIACAKWYKCIQLEEKSGESNESKV, via the exons TGAATCAAGCTCTGGCAACTCTTGCATTCTTTGGGATGGGAGTGAACCTAGTGCTGTTTCTGACAAGGGTGGTAGGACAGAATAATGCTGATGCAGCTAACAATGTGAGCAAATGGACCGGAACAGTTTATATATTCTCTCTTGTGGGTGCTTTCCTCAGTGATTCTTATTGGGGAAGATATAAAACTTGTGCTGTCTTTCAGGTCATCTTTGTTATA GGTCTAATGTCCTTATCCCTGTCATCATACCTATTCTTACTTAAGCCTAAAGGTTGTGGGAATGAAACAATTCACTGCGGAAAACATTCAAGATTGGAGATGGGAATGTTTTACCTCTCAATATATCTAGTTGCCTTGGGTAATGGAGGTTATCAACCAAATATTGCCACATTTGGAGCTGATCAGTTTGACGAGGAGCACTCAAAGGAGGGTCACTCAAAGGTGGCCTTCTTTAGCTACTTCTACCTGGCTTTTAATATCGGCCAACTTTTCTCAAACACCATTCTGGTCTATTTCGAGGACGAAGGAATGTGGGCTCTTGGTTTCTGGCTGTCTGCAGGTTCTGCCTTTGCTGCACTGGTCTTGTTTCTTGCATGCACCTCCAGGTATAGACACTTCAAGCCCAGTGGCAACCCTCTTTCTAGGTTCAGCCAAGTCGTTGTGGCTGCATCAAGGAAATCCAAAGTTCAAATGTCATCAAAGGGAGAGAACTTACTTCACATGGATGCAAAGGAGTCTTCCACGAATGGAAACAGAAAGATTCTCCACACTCATGGGTTCAA GTTCTTGGACAGAGCAGCATTTATATCTTCAAGAGATCTAGATGATCAGAAAGGGAATGGTCACAACCCCTGGCGTCTCTGTCCAGTAAGTCAAGTTGAAGAGGTGAAGTGCATACTGAGACTTCTTCCAATTTGGCTCTGCACCATAATATACTCTGTGGTTTTCACACAAATGGCTTCACTTTTTGTGGAGCAAGGTGCTGCCATGAAAACCACTGTCTCCAATTTCAGAATACCACCAGCTAGTATGTCCAGCTTTGATATACTCAGTGTGGcagttttcattttcttctaccGCCGAGTTCTTGATCCGTTTGTGGGAAAACTCAAAAAGACAGATTCCAAGGGACTCACAGAACTTCAGAGAATGGGAGTTGGACTTGTTATAGCAGTACTGGCAATGGTTTCAGCTGGATTAGTTGAATGCTATAGACTTAAGTACGCAAAACAAGGATGCCTCCACTGCAATGACACAAGCACTTTAAGCATCTTCTGGCAGATCCCTCAGTATGCATTTATAGGAGCTTCTGAGGTTTTTATGTATGTAGGCCAGTTGGAGTTCTTCAACGCTCAGACACCAGACGGCTTAAAGAGCTTCGGAAGTGCACTTTGCATGACATCCATTTCTCTTGGGAACTATGTGAGTAGCTTACTAGTTAGTGTGGTTATGAAGATATCCACCGAAGATCACATGCCAGGGTGGATCCCTGGAAACCTCAATAAAGGTCACTTGGATAGGTTTTACTTCCTCTTAGCTGCCTTGACGTCCATAGATTTGATTGCCTATATTGCATGTGCAAAATGGTACAAGTGCATACAGCTAGAGGAGAAAAGTGGTGAAAGTAATGAGTCAAAAGTATAA
- the LOC108335866 gene encoding pyruvate kinase isozyme G, chloroplastic isoform X3 — MATINLSSATSLLFQSELSPSKRRTKRIPKITILANHAQPTQINSSNGSPSVGNANSSVEVQVSDHGVGQAGPNSEARKKTKIVCTIGPSTSSRDMIWSLAEAGMNVARLNMSHGDHASHLQTIELVREYNAQFQDKVVAIMLDTKGPEVRSGDVPQPISLKEGQEFYFTTRRGVSTESTVSVNYDDFVNDVEVGDVLLVDGELIALFDDHQFDYLKRRFGLVIVLGGMMSLAVKSKTKDLVKCEVIDGGELKSRRHLNVRGKSATLPSITDKDWEDIKFGVDNQVDFYAVSFVKDARVVHELKEYLKSHNADIHVIVKIESADSIPNLHSILSASDGAMVARGDLGAELPIEEVPLLQEDIIRRCQSMQKPVIVATNMLESMINHPTPTRAEVSDIAIAVRQGADAIMLSGETAHGKFPLKAVKVMHTVALRNESSVESGAACPSLSSHKSHMGEMFAFHATTMSNTLNTPIIVFTRTGSMATLLSHYRPYSTIFAFTNETRIKQRLALYHGVVPIYMQFSNDAEETFSRALELLLFMKSLHISE, encoded by the exons ATGGCAACCATTAATCTTTCTTCCGCAACTTCCCTGCTCTTCCAATCCGAACTCTCTCCCTCCAAACGCAGAACCAAACGAATCCCTAAAATCACCATTCTAGCAAACCACGCCCAACCGACCCAAATTAACTCCTCCAACGGCTCTCCCTCCGTC GGCAACGCAAACTCTTCGGTCGAGGTTCAGGTGAGTGATCATGGCGTGGGACAGGCAGGACCGAATTCCGAGGCGCGTAAGAAAACTAAGATCGTGTGCACGATAGGTCCATCCACGAGCTCACGTGACATGATATGGAGCCTGGCTGAAGCCGGAATGAACGTGGCGCGTTTGAACATGTCGCACGGGGACCACGCCTCGCACCTGCAGACTATTGAATTGGTGAGAGAGTACAATGCTCAGTTTCAGGATAAGGTCGTGGCCATCATGCTCGACACCAAG GGTCCTGAAGTTAGAAGCGGGGATGTGCCTCAACCAATTTCACTTAAAGAGGGGCAAGAATTCTATTTCACCACCAGGAGAGGGGTCAGCACGGAAAGCACAGTTAGCGTGAATTATGATGATTTTGTGAATGATGTGGAGGTTGGAGATGTGTTGTTGGTTGATG GGGAGCTTATTGCATTGTTTGATGATCACCAATTTGATTATCTCAAAAGAAGATTTGGTCTGGTTATTGTTTTAGGAGGAATGATGTCTCTTGCTGTAAAGTCAAAGACAAAAGACTTGGTTAAATGTGAGGTAATTGATGGTGGTGAACTGAAATCTAGGCGTCATTTAAATGTCCGTGGAAAAAGTGCTACACTTCCTTCCATAACTG ACAAGGACTGGGAAGATATCAAGTTTGGGGTGGACAATCAAGTAGACTTCTATGCTGTCTCATTTGTCAAGGATGCTAGAGTGGTGCACGAGTTAAAAGAGTACCTCAAAA GTCATAATGCTGATATACACGTGATTGTAAAAATTGAAAGTGCAGATTCCATACCAAATCTTCATTCCATACTTTCTGCTTCAGATGGG GCCATGGTTGCTCGTGGGGATCTTGGAGCTGAACTTCCAATAGAGGAAGTTCCTTTATTGCAG GAGGACATCATAAGGAGATGTCAAAGCATGCAAAAGCCAGTTATTGTGGCAACAAATATGCTTGAAAGCATGATTAATCATCCCACGCCCACAAGGGCAGAAGTCTCGGACATTGCAATTGCAGTAAGACAAGGTGCTGATGCTATCATGCTTTCAGGGGAAACTGCACACGGAAA ATTTCCTTTGAAAGCTGTTAAAGTTATGCATACGGTGGCTCTTAGGAACGAATCCAGTGTTGAAAGCGGTGCTGCTTGTCCAAGTCTGAGTTCCCATAAA AGCCACATGGGAGAAATGTTTGCTTTCCATGCGACAACAATGTCTAACACTCTTAATACCCCCATTATTGTTTTCACCAGAACAGGATCCATGGCTACTCTATTGAGCCATTATAGGCCTTACTCAACAATCTTTGCATTCACAAATGA AACAAGGATTAAGCAGAGGTTGGCACTTTATCATGGCGTTGTGCCTATATACATGCAATTTTCAAATGATGCAGAGGAGACTTTCTCTAGAGCCCTCGAGCTACTATTG TTTATGAAAAGTCTCCATATTTCAGAGTAA
- the LOC108335866 gene encoding pyruvate kinase isozyme G, chloroplastic isoform X1, whose amino-acid sequence MATINLSSATSLLFQSELSPSKRRTKRIPKITILANHAQPTQINSSNGSPSVGNANSSVEVQVSDHGVGQAGPNSEARKKTKIVCTIGPSTSSRDMIWSLAEAGMNVARLNMSHGDHASHLQTIELVREYNAQFQDKVVAIMLDTKGPEVRSGDVPQPISLKEGQEFYFTTRRGVSTESTVSVNYDDFVNDVEVGDVLLVDGELIALFDDHQFDYLKRRFGLVIVLGGMMSLAVKSKTKDLVKCEVIDGGELKSRRHLNVRGKSATLPSITDKDWEDIKFGVDNQVDFYAVSFVKDARVVHELKEYLKSHNADIHVIVKIESADSIPNLHSILSASDGAMVARGDLGAELPIEEVPLLQEDIIRRCQSMQKPVIVATNMLESMINHPTPTRAEVSDIAIAVRQGADAIMLSGETAHGKFPLKAVKVMHTVALRNESSVESGAACPSLSSHKSHMGEMFAFHATTMSNTLNTPIIVFTRTGSMATLLSHYRPYSTIFAFTNETRIKQRLALYHGVVPIYMQFSNDAEETFSRALELLLSKGHLHEGQHVTLVQSGAQPIWREESTHHIQVRKVHE is encoded by the exons ATGGCAACCATTAATCTTTCTTCCGCAACTTCCCTGCTCTTCCAATCCGAACTCTCTCCCTCCAAACGCAGAACCAAACGAATCCCTAAAATCACCATTCTAGCAAACCACGCCCAACCGACCCAAATTAACTCCTCCAACGGCTCTCCCTCCGTC GGCAACGCAAACTCTTCGGTCGAGGTTCAGGTGAGTGATCATGGCGTGGGACAGGCAGGACCGAATTCCGAGGCGCGTAAGAAAACTAAGATCGTGTGCACGATAGGTCCATCCACGAGCTCACGTGACATGATATGGAGCCTGGCTGAAGCCGGAATGAACGTGGCGCGTTTGAACATGTCGCACGGGGACCACGCCTCGCACCTGCAGACTATTGAATTGGTGAGAGAGTACAATGCTCAGTTTCAGGATAAGGTCGTGGCCATCATGCTCGACACCAAG GGTCCTGAAGTTAGAAGCGGGGATGTGCCTCAACCAATTTCACTTAAAGAGGGGCAAGAATTCTATTTCACCACCAGGAGAGGGGTCAGCACGGAAAGCACAGTTAGCGTGAATTATGATGATTTTGTGAATGATGTGGAGGTTGGAGATGTGTTGTTGGTTGATG GGGAGCTTATTGCATTGTTTGATGATCACCAATTTGATTATCTCAAAAGAAGATTTGGTCTGGTTATTGTTTTAGGAGGAATGATGTCTCTTGCTGTAAAGTCAAAGACAAAAGACTTGGTTAAATGTGAGGTAATTGATGGTGGTGAACTGAAATCTAGGCGTCATTTAAATGTCCGTGGAAAAAGTGCTACACTTCCTTCCATAACTG ACAAGGACTGGGAAGATATCAAGTTTGGGGTGGACAATCAAGTAGACTTCTATGCTGTCTCATTTGTCAAGGATGCTAGAGTGGTGCACGAGTTAAAAGAGTACCTCAAAA GTCATAATGCTGATATACACGTGATTGTAAAAATTGAAAGTGCAGATTCCATACCAAATCTTCATTCCATACTTTCTGCTTCAGATGGG GCCATGGTTGCTCGTGGGGATCTTGGAGCTGAACTTCCAATAGAGGAAGTTCCTTTATTGCAG GAGGACATCATAAGGAGATGTCAAAGCATGCAAAAGCCAGTTATTGTGGCAACAAATATGCTTGAAAGCATGATTAATCATCCCACGCCCACAAGGGCAGAAGTCTCGGACATTGCAATTGCAGTAAGACAAGGTGCTGATGCTATCATGCTTTCAGGGGAAACTGCACACGGAAA ATTTCCTTTGAAAGCTGTTAAAGTTATGCATACGGTGGCTCTTAGGAACGAATCCAGTGTTGAAAGCGGTGCTGCTTGTCCAAGTCTGAGTTCCCATAAA AGCCACATGGGAGAAATGTTTGCTTTCCATGCGACAACAATGTCTAACACTCTTAATACCCCCATTATTGTTTTCACCAGAACAGGATCCATGGCTACTCTATTGAGCCATTATAGGCCTTACTCAACAATCTTTGCATTCACAAATGA AACAAGGATTAAGCAGAGGTTGGCACTTTATCATGGCGTTGTGCCTATATACATGCAATTTTCAAATGATGCAGAGGAGACTTTCTCTAGAGCCCTCGAGCTACTATTG AGTAAGGGTCATTTACACGAGGGACAGCATGTTACACTTGTTCAAAGTGGAGCACAACCAATATGGCGTGAGGAATCCACTCACCACATACAAGTTCGTAAGGttcatgaataa
- the LOC108334685 gene encoding peroxidase 20, whose amino-acid sequence MESMRLTLFLMGILLNATTLSGVKLLVHDYYEEKCPLAEDIVRHNVEVALLNNPRLAASLLRLHFHDCFVMGCDASVLLDSVEGMTSEKLAGPNVNSLHGFELIDKIKYLLEEECPITVSCADILAMAARDAVQLRGGPRWEVLLGRKDSLESSFSGANLFIPAPNSSLEVLIDNFKQQGLDIEDLVTLSGSHTIGRARCLNFRQRIYESEDEYHHGNDRYKRYTTFRRILRSICPVEGRDNKFAPLDLQTPERFDNQYFINILGGNGLLGSDNVLISQDLDGKITKHVWAYASNEKLFFASFAKSMIKMGNINVLTGDEGEIRRNCRFVNAY is encoded by the exons ATGGAGAGTATGCGGCTCACACTCTTCTTGATGGGTATTTTGTTAAATGCTACAACTCTAAGTGGAGTGAAACTTCTTGTTCATGACTACTACGAGGAGAAGTGTCCCTTAGCCGAAGACATCGTGAGACATAACGTGGAGGTGGCACTTTTGAACAATCCTCGTTTGGCAGCCTCTCTACTACGCTTACACTTCCACGATTGTTTTGTCATG GGTTGTGATGCATCGGTGCTTCTGGACAGCGTGGAGGGCATGACAAGTGAAAAACTGGCTGGGCCAAATGTGAACTCTTTACATGGGTTTGAGTTGATAGACAAGATAAAGTATTTGCTGGAAGAGGAATGTCCTATTACTGTTTCATGTGCAGACATCCTTGCCATGGCTGCACGTGATGCAGTTCAATTG AGAGGAGGACCAAGATGGGAGGTGTTGCTAGGGAGGAAGGATTCTCTGGAGTCGAGTTTCAGTGGAGCTAACCTTTTCATTCCTGCTCCAAATTCCTCTCTAGAGGTTCTCATAGATAACTTCAAGCAACAAGGCCTTGACATAGAAGACTTGGTAACTCTATCag GTAGCCATACTATAGGAAGAGCAAGATGCCTAAACTTCAGGCAGAGGATATATGAATCAGAAGATGAATATCACCATGGCAATGATCGCTACAAGCGGTACACAACCTTCAGGAGAATTCTGCGGTCCATTTGCCCTGTTGAGGGAAGGGACAACAAATTTGCACCCCTTGATTTGCAGACCCCAGAAAGGTTTGACAATCAGTATTTTATAAACATTCTTGGAGGGAATGGCTTGTTGGGTTCTGATAATGTTCTTATCAGCCAGGATTTGGATGGAAAGATTACAAAGCATGTGTGGGCTTATGCCTCCAACGAAAAACTTTTCTTTGCTTCATTTGCTAAATCTATGATTAAGATGGGAAATATCAATGTTCTTACAGGTGATGAAGGAGAAATTAGGAGGAATTGTAGATTTGTCAATGCCTACTAG